Proteins encoded together in one Cydia pomonella isolate Wapato2018A chromosome 10, ilCydPomo1, whole genome shotgun sequence window:
- the LOC133521821 gene encoding cytochrome P450 6B2-like, giving the protein MVSFTLVTLAVAVSVLYYYFTRTFSYWKNRNVTGPKPVPFFGNMYKSTLRYVTVGDVFKNIYESFPKEKVVGIFRMTTPTLLVRDLEILKHILVKDFDIFADRGVEFSKTGLGQNLFHSDGETWRGLRSRFSPIFTNSKLKNMMYLLNDRADKFVEYVSEIIATTPEHDIHGLVQKYTMSTITACAFGLDIDTFRGDIQTLKRVDKEIFTPHLALEFDMLFPGALKKLNMSAFPAYISKFFKELVETVTTQRNGKPSNRKDFMDLILEMKNKKQLEVAKKHSDEEAYTIEITNSVIEAQAFVFYAAGYETTASTMGFMLYRLALDIKIQDRLRNEIDEYLERHSDRIELDTLNELQYLDQVFSETLRIYPIVDSLQRKAGNDYELPGMNVKVAKDQVVIASVSGIHHDEKYYPEPEKFDPDRFSPENVADRHSFAYLPFGLGPRHCIGMRFARVQSWVCIIRLLSKFRLEAGKNTVRSFSNNPYRIVIAPNKTIYVNVYPR; this is encoded by the exons atggTGTCTTTTACACTAGTGACATTGGCAGTCGCTGTAAGTGTACTGTATTATTACTTCACAAGAACGTTTTCTTATTGGAAGAACAGAAATGTTACCGGACCAAAACCTGTACCGTTTTTCGGAAACATGTACAAATCCACTTTGCGCTACGTCACAGTGGgtgatgtttttaaaaacatatacgAAAGCTTCCCAAAAGAGAAAGTGGTGGGAATATTCAGGATGACTACTCCAACGCTACTGGTACGAGACCTCGAGATTTTGAAGCATATCTTGGTAAAagattttgacatttttgcggaTCGAGGCGTGGAGTTCAGCAAAACAGGGCTAGGACAAAACCTGTTTCACTCCGACGGGGAGACATGGCGAGGACTAAGAAGTCGGTTTTCACCCATATTTACAAATTCAAAGCTTAAGAATATGATGTATTTGCTCAATGATCGAGCTGACAAGTTCGTTGAATACGTAAGTGAGATTATAGCGACGACACCTGAGCACGATATCCATGGTTTGGTGCAGAAGTACACAATGTCAACGATAACTGCGTGTGCCTTCGGTCTGGATATAGACACCTTTCGAGGAGATATTCAAACTTTAAAAAGAGTCGATAAGGAAATATTTACCCCTCATCTTGCTCTCGAGTTTGACATGCTGTTCCCTGGTGCccttaaaaaattaaacatgtcCGCATTCCCAGCGTACATATCGAAATTTTTTAAAGAGCTTGTTGAAACTGTAACTACTCAAAGGAATGGAAAGCCGTCGAATAGAAAAGACTTCATGGATTTGATATTAGAAATGAAGAATAAAAAACAACTTGAAGTAGCCAAAAAACACAGTGATGAAGAGGCCTATACGATTGAGATAACCAATAGTGTAATAGAAGCACAAGCCTTTGTATTTTACGCTGCTGGTTATGAGACCACAGCTTCAACCATGGGTTTCATGTTGTACCGCCTAGCATTGGACATTAAAATACAGGACAGATTAAGAAATGAGATAGATGAATACCTTGAGAGACATAGCGACAGAATAGAACTGGATACTTTAAATGAGTTACAATATTTAGATCAAGTTTTTAGTGAAACTCTCAGGATATACCCGATAGTGGACTCTTTACAACGGAAGGCTGGAAACGATTATGAATTACCGGGAATGAACGTCAAAGTAGCCAAAGATCAAGTTGTGATCGCATCTGTTTCGGGTATTCACCACGATGAGAAGTACTACCCAGAACCGGAGAAGTTTGATCCCGATAGATTTTCTCCAGAAAACGTAGCTGACAGGCATTCCTTTGCGTATTTGCCCTTTGGCCTTGGACCGCGACATTGCATTG GAATGCGCTTTGCTCGCGTGCAGTCCTGGGTGTGCATTATCAGATTGCTCTCAAAGTTCCGCCTTGAAGCCGGCAAGAACACCGTTCGCTCTTTTTCCAATAATCCTTATCGGATCGTGATCGCTCCTAACAAGACCATCTACGTGAATGTTTACCCACGGTAG